A stretch of Candidatus Bathyarchaeia archaeon DNA encodes these proteins:
- a CDS encoding 50S ribosomal protein L14 yields MAAKAKTRGLQAKGVGKPKTRISKGINAGSIIKCTDNSGAKELRLVQVIGYKGRHRRAPAAAVGDIVVVSVRKGTPDMRKKIFHAVIVRQRKPYRRPEGIWVQFEDNAAVIITPEGEMRGSEIRGPVAREAAERWPRIASAASIII; encoded by the coding sequence ATGGCGGCAAAAGCTAAAACCAGAGGCTTACAGGCTAAAGGTGTTGGAAAACCTAAAACTAGGATAAGTAAGGGGATAAATGCAGGCTCAATAATCAAGTGCACTGATAATTCTGGAGCCAAGGAGCTCAGGTTAGTTCAAGTCATCGGATATAAGGGAAGACATAGAAGAGCCCCGGCTGCCGCTGTAGGAGACATTGTGGTGGTTTCCGTTAGAAAGGGCACTCCGGACATGCGTAAAAAAATATTCCATGCCGTGATAGTTAGGCAAAGGAAGCCTTACAGGCGCCCAGAGGGAATATGGGTTCAGTTCGAGGATAACGCCGCGGTTATTATAACGCCTGAAGGTGAGATGCGTGGGTCGGAGATCCGCGGCCCGGTGGCTAGAGAGGCTGCGGAAAGGTGGCCGAGGATAGCTAGCGCGGCGAGCATAATAATATAG
- the rplX gene encoding 50S ribosomal protein L24 yields the protein MRSKTIKPGKQRKRLFQAPNHIRGKILSAHLSSDLRETYGTRSLPIRKGDTVRVLRGDYKGVEGKVVRVDRKKYHIFIEGITRQKADGTTIFAPIHPSNVEIIRLNLDDKFRKRILERRGFIEEAKKPEETPVSEVKGV from the coding sequence ATGAGGAGTAAAACGATTAAGCCGGGTAAGCAGAGGAAAAGGCTTTTTCAAGCGCCCAACCATATCCGTGGAAAAATCCTTTCGGCTCACCTATCAAGCGATCTCAGAGAAACGTATGGCACAAGGTCTCTTCCAATTAGGAAGGGGGACACTGTTAGAGTTCTTAGAGGGGACTATAAAGGGGTTGAGGGGAAAGTTGTGAGGGTTGATAGAAAAAAGTATCATATATTTATTGAGGGTATAACCCGTCAGAAAGCCGATGGAACAACCATCTTCGCTCCGATCCATCCATCTAACGTTGAGATTATACGCTTGAATCTAGACGATAAGTTTAGGAAAAGAATATTAGAGAGGAGAGGCTTTATTGAGGAAGCTAAAAAGCCTGAGGAAACGCCTGTAAGCGAGGTTAAAGGTGTGTAA
- a CDS encoding 30S ribosomal protein S4e → MGKMGGSRHLKREATPAFWPIHRKKYVWAVKPSPGPHPIERCIPLGIIIRDLLGLAETMREAKKIIAQGRVLVDGKVRCDEHFPVGLMDVVSIPEIKAYYRVLPSRKGLILHKIGFEEASYKICRIEDKTTVDGGHIQLNLHDGRNILIRSEDPSKPAGNAYRTLDTLRIGLPNQEILEHLRLEEGMMGIIIDGENIGKYGVIKSIEEIRGQKKRKSLVTIEDNKGGVYSTVLDYLFVIGDREAKISLPSEEVEEEAYASS, encoded by the coding sequence ATGGGTAAGATGGGTGGAAGCAGGCATCTTAAGCGGGAAGCAACCCCGGCATTCTGGCCCATACATAGGAAGAAGTATGTTTGGGCCGTTAAACCTAGCCCAGGCCCTCACCCTATTGAGCGCTGCATCCCTCTAGGAATAATTATTAGGGATCTTTTAGGTTTAGCTGAGACAATGAGGGAAGCGAAGAAGATTATTGCTCAGGGGAGAGTTCTAGTTGACGGAAAGGTTAGGTGTGATGAGCATTTTCCCGTTGGATTAATGGATGTTGTCTCGATCCCTGAGATTAAAGCTTATTATAGGGTTCTTCCGTCTAGAAAGGGTTTAATTCTTCATAAAATAGGTTTTGAAGAGGCGAGCTATAAGATCTGCAGGATTGAGGATAAGACAACCGTTGATGGCGGGCATATTCAACTTAATCTTCATGATGGAAGAAACATATTGATACGCAGTGAGGATCCGAGCAAGCCCGCTGGGAATGCTTATAGAACTCTTGATACATTGAGAATAGGGCTGCCCAACCAAGAGATCCTTGAGCATTTAAGGCTAGAAGAAGGCATGATGGGCATAATTATAGATGGGGAAAACATAGGGAAATACGGGGTTATTAAATCTATTGAGGAAATTAGGGGGCAAAAGAAGCGTAAAAGTCTCGTGACGATAGAGGATAATAAAGGAGGCGTTTACTCCACAGTTTTAGATTACTTGTTCGTCATAGGCGACAGAGAGGCAAAAATATCATTGCCAAGCGAAGAGGTGGAGGAAGAGGCGTATGCTAGCAGCTGA